Within Vicia villosa cultivar HV-30 ecotype Madison, WI linkage group LG1, Vvil1.0, whole genome shotgun sequence, the genomic segment TCCTACGAGCCAACTGAATATCCTTGGGCATAATTGTAACACGCTTAGCATGAATGGCACACAAGTTGGTGTCCTCAAAGAGTCCAACAAGGTATGCCTCAGCAGCTTCTTGCAATGCAAGAACAGCATGGCTCTGGAAACGAAGGTCAGTCTGCAACAAAAACATCCAAGATTGGGTAAGATAACGTGATTACCAAGAAAAACAATCGACATCTTCACAAGAGTATTTTATTAACACATTACCTTGAAGTCTTGAGCAATTTCACGAACCAACCTCTGGAAGGGGAGCTTCCTGATCAAAAGCTCGGTACTCTTCTGATATTTCCTAATCTCACTGTTTTAGATAACCCAATACAGTAACAAATTATCAGAAACTCACCATTTCGAttgaaagaaattcaaaactAAACAAAACAGGACAAAACATAGCAGTATGAACAAAAGTTCCAACAAATTCTTACCGAAGAGCAACAGTTCCAGGGCGATAACGATGGGGCTTCTTGACACCACCAGTAGTTGGTGCAGACTTACGAGCAGCCTACAGGTAAATACAAACAGAAACTTAATAACCaattattctaaaaaaaatcacTCAAATGACAATCAATTTAACAAGCATACCTTGGTTGCAAGTTGCTTCCTTGGTGCCTTTCCTCCAGTAGACTTACGAGCAGTTTGCTTTGTACGTGCCATCTAAACAAGCCAAACAATAAGAGATCagaaaatttcaaacctaaattgAAGGTTTAGCCTAATTACAACAATTAACAATCACGAGTAGCAGATTAacctttaaattaaataaattaaccaaatAGAATCGTAATTGCATCTTCTCCTAAACAGAAGATTGATCATTGTTCGATAAAAAAACTAGAATTACGAAAACATTAACATGACAAATTTGTTTGCAACGTCTTCTCGATCTAACATGTGTGTATGAAATTCTAAAGAAAATATAATCAGAAATTGAATAAGGAATTAAATCATTCATCATTAAAATCAACCCTAATTCACGTTCTaattataaacaacaaaaaagaaacacAAACCAAAGCAACAAACCCTAATTTCCCAAATTAAAGAACACAATTCGAAATGCGATCAAAGAAAAACGTTCGATTTCACATACGAAGAAAAGTAGAGAATCGAAGACAAGAAACCTAGATTCCAAGATTTTACTTTGGAGAAGAAAAACTAACCTCGAAACTTTTGCtttcttctcttcaagaactcgTTCGCTGAATGTTGGGAAATAGAATCTAAAGTTTGAATTGCGAAGTTGTGAAGGTGTATATATATAGGAGATTGGTCAGTGATCCAACGGATACGATTCACTATCCGTGTGCTTTCTCTGTTAGCATCGGACGGTTTATGAAGTGTTGAGGTGTGTTTTCTCAATTTAAGTAAACGGCTGAGATGACATCTGACACAATAGATGAGGATCGCTAAGTCTAGTTGTTTAGCTCCTATTGGTTGTTTTATTGTGAACTtcttatattttttgtttatgtttttaacGAGATAATCCATTTTGTTGAGAGTTAGATTTAGAACAAACGCTTCCGTTATGCCACTGCGGTCTGCGGATCAAATATAACTTTCCTTCCCACGTGtataattagttttatttaggttataaagattttgtttttttatttaattagcttATGGGATTTTATTTAAGGTTgatttttttcattgtttgttaGTTTTTGGTTTACTCAATTTATAGATTTTTAAACTACGAGatatttttaaatagaattttaaaccaaaaaatatataatgaacttttttactaatttattaatttatttaatttgatcACTTTCTTGGAATAActataatataaataatagttTGTAAATAGATTACTAAACATATAAATAACAATTAAGAAATGTCATATATGGCGAAAATGATGTCCTATTATTACATGTCCCCTTGtggagtttttttttatttatttgcggCGAGACTATACCTCTTATGGAAATGTTATTTGATGCGACGTCATGTTGTCTTTCTTCAAACATAAGATATGTACTAATGTCGATTTACATACAGAGATAGAAAAGAAGAATGGTCTATTCAGAGTAAGTATGAATATGGAATGGAAAATAAGAAAGAATAAGAACATTTCAGTGTTTCACAAAGGAGGGTAAAATTTATGCTGAAGTGTTGAAACGATCACGGTCAGATCAGAAAAACGAATCAAACCAATAAGGGAGACCAAAGTCGCAAAAGGAAGACCTTAAACCTGAATCGCAACAATGGGTAGGGATATCCAAGTTTTTAAAAAACAGTTGCGGTCTGTCACTGTCGCGTAAAGATTTTAGCGATTTCGGTGGGCACATGTATATTGCAGTCGTCGCGGTGTGAATTAACCACAATTTGTTCTTCAATATAGGAAAAGGTGATAACGGTATCGGTTTCGGCATCTTCCAAA encodes:
- the LOC131638771 gene encoding histone H3.3; translation: MARTKQTARKSTGGKAPRKQLATKAARKSAPTTGGVKKPHRYRPGTVALREIRKYQKSTELLIRKLPFQRLVREIAQDFKTDLRFQSHAVLALQEAAEAYLVGLFEDTNLCAIHAKRVTIMPKDIQLARRIRGERA